In Mesoplodon densirostris isolate mMesDen1 chromosome 15, mMesDen1 primary haplotype, whole genome shotgun sequence, the DNA window CTTGCTCCCTATGAGCCTCACAGACCCCTAAGAGGAGCATGTTTATAGAGGCGGATGCTGGGGCTTGGAGGTTAATAAGCACCTTGCCCAAGCTCCCCCAAACGAAGTGTGAAACAGAGGCACGTCCGAGCCCTCCTCAGCCCCGGGCCCACAGCGGCCAGCTGTCTCCTGTGTGCGCAGCACCTGGCCCTGCACAGTGCCGAGCAGCAGAAGCTGATGCGAGCCGACCTGCATCGCCAGCACACCTTGCTGTACAGGGCGCTGCAGACCTGGGGGGTAGGAGAAGCTGCTTTCCTCCAAATCTCCTTGCCTGGTAGGGAAGGGGGTTCTGGAGGCTTTGTTTCCCTTCCTtgttcttcctgcctctcccaaAACAGAGTAGTAATTCCACAAGACTCAGGGCAAGTGCCCTGGCCAGTGGGTCTTACACTGCAGAGCTAAGTTCTCCCATCCTTGCCCGGGGTACCAGCCTTACCACCAGGGGGGCTCCTTGTCAGGGGTCCAGTGGTTGGACTCACCAGGTGAGAGCTTAGCAAGTCCTCTCCCTGTTGTTGGGTGGGCTCCTGCCCACTCCCCGCCCTCTGTGGTGAGCGCTCTGGGCATCACAGCCCCTGCACCTCTGCAGCTGCCTGAGAGTGGGGAGTGGTGTGGGCCTGGGGCAGCCTCCAGTCCTCCTGGTCATCTGCAGGTTTACCAGAGCCGGGTGCGGAGCGTCCTTCAGGAGGTGGCAGCCAGGGAGAGCCAGCACGAGAGGCGGCTGCTGCGGTGAGTCTCCACGGCCCCAGCCCAGCCTGAGGAACAGGGAACAGACTACAGACCCGGATGGGTTGGGGGCCCTAACGAGGGCCAGGCGATGGGGCCTGGCTGCCTCGTGCTGCTCAGAGAGTGGCTTTGGCTTTTCCACAGCAAGCACCGTTCCCTGGGCCCCTCATGTCTTGCCACCCGCACTGTGTGCAGAGCCAGGActctgggaagcagctgcaccatCTCCTGCGTGTCTCACTCGTCTGAGCGCCTCTCCCTGCCCAGTTCAGACCTGCAGGATTCGCCTTTTCACCTCCTCTCAGCTCCCAGtcagtccccccacccccggctctCCAGGCTGGGACCATCTGTGTCTCTCACACCCGTGGACTCACTTATACCCCTCGGCTCCACTGCCTCCAAAGCCTGTCCCGCAGCTCCTGCTGAGCCAACCTCTACCCTATTCCCTCCCTCATTGCCGCTCTTTCTTTTCCTGCCTCTGTGTTTGTTTAGCACATGCTGTTCCAGGCTGCCCATGCCCTTCCCCCATTTTCCCCATCTCCACCTCTCTTATCATGGATGCATCACCTGTGTCACCGTCACCTGGAAACGGCTTAGTGTTCCCTGTGGTGCGTGAATGCACGAGGCTGCGGTGCCTGTGGTGCTCCCACGGCACCTGCACAGAGCAGCTCAGCCTTGTGCAGTGTGTGCAGTTTCAACGTAAATGTGGCTGTCAGCACGACAGATACACTTGGGCATGGGGAGACCTGGATGCAGGACCGGGCTGAAGAGCCTCGCAGTGTTCACACCCATATCACTCTGTCCCCCCATGTACCCGCAGGGGTGCATTACGTCGCTGGAGAGAGAATGCTGTGGCCCAAGCGGACGAAGCAAAGAAAGCCTCTCGAGCAGCAGCTCACTACAGAAGGACCCTGTGCTCCAAGGTGGGCCCTGGCAAGCCAGCTGGCTGCCAGGGGGTGGGGGCCGTGTTCCTGTGAAGGGGTGACGTTGGGGGTGGCTGTGGAGGTTTGAGCTGAATGAGGAGCCTAGAAAACGAGATGGCTCCCTTCTCCAGCACACACAGCTGTGCCCACAGGTGGGTTTCTTCACTTGTTTATTGTACTGAAGTATGAACCAATATCCATTAAAACAAAAGCATGGCATGTAGTGAGTATGAACCAGCTCTTACCAGAACCAGTATTTCCCACACACGTGGAATTTTCCGCTGGGACAAATCCTGTAAGTCACCACACCTCTGTCCCTTTGTGTTGGCACAGGATGCTTGGGTgccccccttcccccatcctGCTCATCGGCCTCGCGGGATTCGTGGCTGTGCGGGCTTTCCGTAGAGCATGCAGGAATGTGAGGTCATTGGTCATTGTCGCTGGGAAGTGGCCCCCAAAATGCCACTTGGTGTGGCCTGGGCCCACGTGCTGGGGGAGGGACATGGCTATGAGAAGAAGACGTGTCACTAGACAGGAGACTCAAATGACATGACAGAGGTGGTCCCTGGACTCTGGGGTGTTTTAGAAGAAAGCAGTTTGCTGGGAGCCCCGCACTGGCGGCCGAGACTGTGCTCACAGCTTGGGAGCCTCCACAGATGTGTTAATTACACATGGTCAGGGCGCAGACTGCTCTCAGGAACACTCCGAGGCCAGCGTGTGTGTCCCCTCCCCTAGAAGGACGGTCAGGACTCTGCTTGGCTTCAGGGCTCAGAAGGGAGGAGGCCTTTGTGGGAGGATGGAGTTCGTGACTGTTTGGGGAGCGGGCATCCCCTGTGTTCTGCTACTGTGATTTCATATGTACCTCATGTGTGAAAGTGCGTGAAACGTAAGGCTTCCACTTAACAAATAGTAGAATGAAAGCCCACGTGAGGACTTGACTTCTTCGTGGCATGGTATGAAGTTTAGCTCCTCTGGTCCCGTCTCCTGAGATACAGGGCCTCCAGCGAGGGTGCTGGGCATGGTTGCCTGCCATCTGCGTGGACGGCAGGCGCTTCCTGGAACGTGTGTGAGGGCCGTATGCCTGGCCTCATTCCACGAGGAGCCACCTGCAGAGCTGGGGTGACCCCGGGGAGTCGGGACATGCCGTGATCACCCCTCTATTCTTCTGCCCCTTAGGTCCTGATCGCGTGGCGGGAGGCAGTGTCAGTGCAGATATACTACCGACAGCAGGAGGGCCAGGCTGTCAGGGACGCCCAGGTGGCGCTGAATAGGGGTAAGCGGGCCCGGAAGTGAAGAGAGGCCTGTGAAGGACACAGCTTTCTTTATTCTCCCAAGGTGCTTCCCctcagtctctgtctctttctcatgTGTATTAGCTTCCTGTTGCTGAGGTAACCAAGGAccatagactttaaaacaacagaaaattgtTCTCTGAGTCCAAACTcgggtgttggcagggctgtgctccctccgAAGGCTCTGGGGGAGGCCCCTTTCCTGCCTTGTCCAACTTCTGATGGCTCCCGgcaatccttgctgttcctcagGTTGTAGACAGGTCACTCCAGCCTCGGCCCTATTGTCACGTGTCTGTCttccctgtgtatgtgtgtgtctccttagaaggacaccagtcacacgGGATTAAGGGCCCAGCCCACTTCAGCTGTCAGTTACTGCACTGTACCAACCCTCTGCCCAAATAACATCAGCTCTGAGGTTCCAGGATGGACGTGAACTTGGTAGGGAGTAACTAACTATTCAGTCCAGGTACATCTTCACTTTCTCTTCCCAACTGATTGCCAACcagtttttattaaaatgaaaggcCAAGGCTTGAGACCTACAGAGAAATGCAGACACGGAGCTGGAACGGGGGACTTGGGGGTTGCCGGATGGGGCGCTTTGATGGGAAGGCGGCGGCTGCTTGTCAGGTCAGCCCCGTTGTGTCAGAGTCCGCTTCCTTGCCCGTTTAGGGAGCAGGGACTTGCCTGGTTGGCCCCAGGTAGTCCCGTGACCTGCTGTACAAACAGCCTGGGAAACGGTCCAGATGGAGCCTCTGTTCAAGAGACGCGTGGAAACAGAGGCCCTTGGCTCTGCTGCGGGGAGTCTGATGCTCTAAAGAGGCAGCTCCTtttagaataaatgagaaaacaaatggaaatggTTTAAATCAGACCAGAGAGAAAACGGACCAACTTGTTAAATTGGCTTAATAGCATTTGTTCCAGGACAATCCACTTAGGTTTGGTTCTGACTAGTTCTTGTGTTGATGAACACACATCCTGCTTCCCCCTGAATGGAATCCTGGGGTCCAGAATCCCGCACCTGGTCTGCCCTCAGCATGCTTCTCTGTGTCCTCAGGCTGCCCCTCGCCCCGGAAACCAGGGCTGTGTTTCTAGTCATTCCCAGGAAAGATGCCGAGGGGCTAAGCCCGTCCCTGGTCTCTGCTTGAACCAGAGTTTTGGCACCGGCGCTGCATGGGCCTTCCAGTTTGGGTCAGGTGGCCGCGGTGGGGAGGTGACAGGCACAAGACACAGCTAAAGCTTCTTCCCTCCTCTGACCTGCGGGCAGCAGCTTTCCTTAGGGTGGCAGCACGTGGCTGGCCCTGGGCTCGCTGTGTCCATTAGGGCTGGTATACAGGACTGGGGAGACCATGTGAGAAGACACTGTGTTGTCAGCACACAGCAGATGTGCAGTCAGTACCTGTGGGACCGTGTCTTGGCTTAATTAAGGCCTCTGTGTCTCAGGCACACCTTGGCTGTCCAGGGCTGGGCTAGGTGCTGCAAGAGGACAGAGTCGTGGACACTTACGCTCATCAGTGCTTGAGAGGTGCAGGCAGGGCCTCCTCTCAGCCTTGGTGTCTCCGTCTGTGGATGGGGATGATAGTACCTGCCTCTGGAGTTGATCATGAGGGTCCAGTGAGGCTAAGATATTCCCACGTAAAGCAGGACCTGGGAAATTTCAGCACTTAGTGCTAACGCCTCCAAGCTTGTGAACGTGGCTTTCCCTGCCCACCTCCGGCAGGTCCTGGAGGACACCCCATCTTGGCCTCTGTGCCTTGGGGTCAGCTCTCTTCTGTTGTCTCTAAAAGAAACTTCTCTTGGGgctgaagaagagggaaaaaatcaGAAGAGAGTGCTTGCTCCCTCAAGAGAGAATCTGGTGACACAGACTCAATGCAGGATGTGGCCCCTGCCTGCCTGTGGAGCTGGGGCAGGACACGGCCAGCAGACACCTTGCTTCTCCCCAGCCTGTCTCAGGCTGCCTGggcctctgagcctcattttcctccctgGAATATGGGGCCACTGTCTCCCACTTCCTCACACCCAGGGTCTTTTCGTTCATGTGCCCAGCAGCATCTTGTGGGCAGCTCCGCTGGGGCCCTGGCACACCTGCGGTCGCTGTGCACAGGCTTATGGCTGGGGGCGGGGTGTCCTTGGAGGGCCCAGTGGTAAGCAGCATATCTGGTTCCAGTCAGGGTGTGCATAGTCACTGAAGGTGGGTGGCCAGAGCTCTCCTCCCAGAGTGGCTACCGTCCACACGTGGTGTCTCACCGAGTGTGGGCTGACACCCCAGTTCTGTCCCCACACAGCCTTCTCCACCCTCTAAACTTTCACCGTTGCATAGTCATCCATATATTGATACTTCCTCTAAAAGAGCAAACTGACTCCGACCCGCCTTAGGCTGTCTCAGGACCTGGTTTCGGCGCTGGAGGGACCGCAGCCGGAGCGCAGCCCAGCAGAGGATCCAGATGGAGAGGGTGGCGCAGCATTACCGCCGGCAGCTGCTGCTGCAGGCCATGGCCCAGTGGAAGGTGCACCATCTGAGCTGCATCAGGAAGAGGGTGAGGCAGACAGCAACTCCCCGAGTTCCCCTGTGCGGCGGGGCTGTCTGGGCCAGGGGACCGCATCGCGGGGAGGAAAGGTCTTTCCAGAAGCACTTACTGCTTCCGTTGTGGATGCTGGGTGGTTGGAGCCCTGCGGGCACAAGGCTGCCCTTCTGGGTGTTCAGTGAAGGCTGGGGAAGCCGGCCTTCCGGGTAGAAGATGGCTCAGCAAAGAACTTGGTTCAGTGTGAACCATGCCTGTCAGAGCTGGGTGACCTACCGACGCATCTGGGCACCCCTGTCTGGGGCAGGAGGCCCTTGGCTTCAACCAGGACGACTCCTGGTGGTGGGAGGATGGTTCACTTGGGCCTGGAGCCTGCACTGCCCACAGGGGCTCCGGGTGTGGGCACCTGGCTGTACCAGGCACACAGCCTCCTGTGCGCGCTCTCTCCCCAGCTTCTGCAGAGACAGGCTGCCCAACTCCTGGCCCAGACACTCAGCCGGACCTGCTTCCACCAGTGGAGACAGCAGGTGGGAGCCGTGGAGAAGCCCCTTCTCGCTCCCCCTCCTCCCGCTGCCTCTTGAGCCTGCCTCTAGCTCATCATTTCTCATACCACCCTCTTCCCAGGGttcccccatccccagccacCTCCTGGCACCACCAGCTTCCTTCACTTGGAATCTGTTTAAGGCCAAGTCACTTCAGGGCCATGTTTCTACAGTGTCATGTTGAAAAATTGTCAGGGTAATATTCAGAAATTAATAGGAAATGCATTTTAGGTCTTTGCCAAGGCCTTGATAAAACACCCGGTGGGGCTGCGTCCTGCTCAGTGGCCCTTCACGGTCCAGGTCCCTCTCACCCTCGGGCCTGCAGTGCAAGCAGTCCCAGCTTTTCTCGCTGGAGCCTGCTGCACTGCCTCACTGCTCCGACCCCAGAGCTCCTGGCCTTCGTTCTTCCCAAAAGAGCTTCCTTGATCCCCACCACCTCAGGGAAGGCCTGACGAGAGGGTCGGAGAGTGACCGGGGCCATGGGGTCAGGGTGGCCTCCCTAAGGAGGCATTTTCTTTCTGGCCCATAGCTGGCGGACAGGAGGCGGGAGCAGCAGGACACGGCACGGGCCCTGTGGTTCTGGGCCTTCTCACTACAGGCGAAGGTAATGGGCTCCCCGTCCCAGGAGAGGACCATGCCCCAGTGGAGGGAGCCTGAGGAGGAGGGCTGGgcctcacctcctcctctccctggagGTGTGGACTGCGTGGCTGGGCTTCGTGCTGGAGATGAGGAGAAAGAAGGCGCGGCAGGAGCGGGCAGTGCAGGCCTACCACCAGCAGCTCCTCCGGGAGGGCGTTGCACGCCTCCTGTGCTTTGCAGCGGGCATGAAGGCCTTCCGGCAGCAGCTGCATGCCCAGCAGCAGGTGCAGGTGGGCCGGGGTCCCCTACCCCTCTGTGGGGAGCGGGTAGGCACAGCACGACCTGACCAGAGGCTGGTTGCAGGCGGCCCACAGTCTCCACCGTGTGGTCCGTCGCTGTGCCACGGTCTGGAAGCAGAAGGCGCTGGGCCTGGGCAGGGAGCCTCAGCCCCCCACGTCCACTGTGCACAGCAGGAGAGTGACGTTTGAGGGTCCCCTTCCCAGCCACCTTGCTGCTGGGGCTGGCGATGCCTCCCTGGAGACCAAGAGGACAACAGCTCCTCGTGGGCTTCGGGGAGCTCTGGACAGCCTGGCGTCGGCCGCTGGGGACACCCAACTCCTGGAGCTGTGAGTAGCACGTCCCTCACCACTTCCTCCTCGCTTCCACCTGGGGCAAAGCTTGGACAGTACAGGAATGACACCGGGCCCCGAGGGTCATGGCCGAGCCACTCGGAACCCTCTGTACAGGATCCTGCGCCCCCGTTCTTCGGCCCTAACCAAAAGGACCACAGCCTCTGTTCCTCCCAAGCGTGGGAGAGAATGTACGGTTCCTTAGCAAAGGAACGGGCCGTTGGGCAGCCCACCTCCCGCCCCAGACCTGGTAGTCTCCCCACGTCTCCCGTGACAGCCAGGAAACAGGTACCCTCTTGGAAACCCCACTTTTttgtgacctggcccagccccatccccatccccacatGCTGTGCTGCTGTAGCTGACAAGGGCCCCATCTCTGAGCCTGTTCCAGCCTGGTTGCCTGGGTCAAGTGAGACAGCGTGGGTGGAGCACCCCTCGCCAGCAGGCTCACTGGAATTACTAGAAGTTCAGTAGGGCGCCTGGGGCGgagcctttccttctctcttcagtATCCCTGTAAGATGGAAGGGGTCGGACTGAATTACCCCGCCCCACAGAGGTCTCAGGCTCCGAGCAGCCCCTGGGCAGTCTGGAGGAACAGCCTGTGTTTCTTCCCAGTAATGCTGCCCGCTGGGCAAGAAAGCAACCGCGACGCCCAAGCTTCCTGCTGGAGCCCGTTGAGAGCCAGACGCCCCTGGGGTATGGCACCCTTGGGGGGCAGGGGTAGGTGGTGTGATTCTGGGGACTTTAGGGCTGGTGGCCCCCCTTCTGTCCTGCTCCTCGGGAGGGTACCACGCCTGACCAGCTCGTGTCTTCCCTCTGCTTAGGCCTGAGGCACCGTGGGAGCATGGCCTAGGCGAGGTCCAGCCAATAGGCCTTGCGCTGACAACACCCTTCCTGGCAAAGGCCCAGACAGCACTGGACCCAAGCAGCCCCCTGCCAAGCGCCCCTGGCCTGAAGCCGCCGCCCACAGCGAGTACAGGCCTGGAGCTGCTGCCCCCTTCTTCCTTCATGCTGCGTGGGGCGGAAGCACACACCTGGGTAAGTCCCCCTGGTTACCTGGGGTCCTGTTCTGTGGTCTGGTCTTCGTGCCAGTGCTCTTTTTTGTGCACTTGGTGCTATAGCCACAGGAGTACTCATTGCTTCAGGGGAAGATGCAGGGAGGCCTGTGCAGGGGCCAGTGTCCTAGGGGCACAGCAGGGAACAGCCCCTGAGGCCCATCCCTGCTCGTGACGCTTACATGGTGGTGGAGACAAAAGAAACCCCGGCACGCAGACGAATGAAGAGGCTGTGGATCATGGGGGGTCATACAGGGCCTGTTGATAAGTCTGGACTTCAAGAACAGGAAGTTGTGGAGGATGGTTGGTGGCTGTGCTCGGGTCCAGCAAAGGGTGCTGGCGGCCGGGACTGGGGGCGTGGCTGTGGATGTCGTGGGAGGCAGACTAGGTAGGGCTTGCTCTGATGAGTCTGataagagggaaagaaggaatcgCGGATGGCTCCTGGGTTTCCGGCCTGAAAAGCTCAGGGAGTGATGAGTTCTTTACTGTGAGAGGGAAGATGGAGGGTGGGAACCCAGCAGCTGAAGCATCACGAGTGTGTCTTGAACCTGTCAGATTTGAGGTTAACGCAATAGAGATTCAGCCTGGCCTTCAGGAACAAGGTCAGGGCTGGAGATCAAAGTTGACAAttcgttgggcttccctggtggcgcagtggttgagagtccgcctgccgatgcagagaacacgggttcgtgccccggtcctggaagatcccacatgccgcggagcggctgggcccgtgagccatggccgctgagcctgcgcgtcccgagcctgtgctccgcaacgggagaggccacaacagtgagaggcccgcgtaccgcaaaaaaaaaaaaaaaaaaaaaaaaaaagttgacgaTTCGCAGCACAGGTTGAAAGTAAAGAACCGATGGGGTCATGGGGAGGAGTGGGGCCAAGACTCTGGTGCCTGTGATGTAGGAGTCAAGGAGTTCGGGTAAGGAGGCGAGGAAGCACGAGTGTGCAGTGGGCTTGGGCCCCGCAAGGAGCTGGTGCCTGAAGAGCTGTGACCTAagtaggggtggggagagggtgggggatgggagagtGTCCATTCCCACCAGAGGACACTGTCaccaggaggggaggagggttgTAGCTGTGGTTGGACAAGAACAGTTGCCACTGAAATGCATGGTCATTGTAGGAGGGGGTGTGAAAGGTCAATAAGGCTGGAAACAGCTGCTTGGGTGGTCGTGGGCCTCTATTGGTGTCATGTGGTGAATGAAGGGGCAGGACCAGGTGAGCTGGCTGCGGCAGGTGCAGGTGTGGGGAGCCCCAGCTCCCAACCTTCCTCCCGCTTCCCTGCTCAGTGTTCATCCTTCCTTTACAGGCATCAGCCCGGCCGACGATACCTGGGCTTTTGTCCCAGGCCCCTTCATCCCTGGCCAGTGTCCCCAACCCCCGTCTGCTCCTTCCTGGGGACTTCACAGGCACCAGGCCTGGGCCTGGCTCTGACACTACAGGTGTGTACCTGGGGCCTGTCAGTACCTCAAGTGCTCAGGTCACTCCCGGCACCTGGAATCCCTGGGTTCAGCCTGGGCCCAGACAGGAGGATGGTCAAGATCAAGCTTATTATCCTATTGCCACTGGCCACATGGACCTGGAGGCCGAGCTTGAGGGCATCCAGCAGCAACTGCAGGACTACCAGACCACGAAGCAGAACCTCAGGTGAGACCCAGAAACCCGCCTGGCACCCATCCATGGGGAACAGGGGGAGCTGTCTGCCCAGTGATGGCCCCTGCATGCAGGCGGCACCTCTCCCCTTCTGTCCTGCTCAGGAAGGCCCAGGTTGGCCTTACCTTCAGGAAAAGCTGAGCAAAACTTTACACCCGTGTCTTGTGGAAGCTGGTGGTCTACCGGGCAAGTGTGACTGACATGGGATGATGCAGTGAGCCACCCTGCTTTGGGTCCACAGCCCACGTACCCCACGCCCAGGCCTGGGACCCTCAGTGTGAGCAGCAACCTCAATCAGAGGGAAGCGGGCAGGTCCCATGCGGCCAGCTCTGCACAGGGAAGGACAGAGGGCATTTCTGCCTGAGGGTGGAACAGGAGCCCTTCTCCCTCCACCCACACCAGAAGTGTGCTGGGCCTCTGCCTCGGGCCAAGCCAGGCAGCAGGTGCGTCACTCCCTCAGGTCCTGCCAACGGCAAGCAAGCAGCCTGCGGCAGTGGCTGGAGCTGAGCCAGGAGGAGCCCAGGCCAGAGGACCAGGAAGCGGAGCGGCAGGTTCAGGAAGAACTGCAGGAGGTGAGACCTTGGGCAGCCCCGGGACAGCTCCCAGGCGGGGCTTCCTCTCAGCCTGCCCCCTCAACCTCCCCAGGTGGAAGCGCAGATCCAGCAGCTGGCCTCCAAGTtgcaggcccagcgccagcccatCCGCACCTGTATCGCCCGCATCCATGCCCTGCGGCAGGCTCTGTGCTAGTCACCACCCCATGTCCAGGAACAGAATGCAAAACTGCAGTGAGTTTATTTCAAAATGTTGCAATTAAATGAATTACTGTTCAGAAGTCTCCCACTTTTCATACAAAAATACTGTGCTACTGATACAGTTGAAAAAGTTCAAATGGCTTCTCCTGCAGGAGAAATTCACAGCATCCCCAGGAAACATGAAATCTGGCCCTATCCCCACAATCAGTGGCTCCCTAAGGACTGTCTACCTGTTGCCTGGGCACAGGTTTTCTAGGCACTGAcattctcccctcctccacacaTCAAATACACCACCAAGGTTCCTCTGCCTCTAACATAAGCCCCTGATCAATAGCAGCAACTTTCTGTAGGTCTAGATACAGGGGACCCAAGCTCTCCCCTGGCCCCAGCTGGGCCACCACCAGCTAGCTGCCTGCCCCTTTTGCTTTGGACACCACTGAGGGGGTTTGGTAATGGGTCCTGCCTACTGGAAAGAGGACCTGCCAGCTCCGGGAGGTCACTCATCGGGGCCTGCAACGCACAGAGCCATTAGTGAGCACCCTCGGAAGTTGACGGCAGAGTCGGAGGTGATGCATTCAGCCACAAGTGCAGAGAGAGAAGACAGCTTTTCCCAACAAGCAGGGTGGGGCAAATTTGGGAGCAGTTGCCTtaagggccctggtctgggacccACAGTCAGTGCCAGGAGGCACCTCACCCCATGCAAGGGAGGCCAAAAAGCAGTGATAGGAGGAGCAGCAAGAATGTACTTTAACTACCACTTATCTTAAAACGGAAATCAGACCAACCGAATGCTCGGCCAGGAGATGTAGAGTCTCCAGTTTATACAACACGTTAGAAAATCTCCAAGAGGGAATCAATCGTCCCGGCCTGCACTTTCTCTTCAGGTGGGTAGGGGGAAGATGTAGGTCTAGGACACGAGGGGGGGCTCTGACAACCCTGTCCGCACCCTGGACAGCAGGGACAGGAGTCACCCAGGTCCTGCCTGGTCAGACCCGACGGTCCCCTCCCTAGATAGCCTCAGAGGTTCCCCCTGAAAAGACCCTCACATTTCTGTGGAAAAGACccctcagcagctgtggccaTGAAAGAGGCTCTAGAGAGAGCCCAGAGCCTCCCCGAATCGGATTTTCTGTCCCGCTTTCAGCTTGAAGTTGAAGTCCTTGGGGGCCTCGAAGATAAGCACAATGGTGGAGCCCAGGTTGAACTCGCCCAGGTGCTCGCCCTTGCGCATGGGGATGCCCTCCTTGTTCGTGTGCGTCACGAAGCTGAAGTCATTGTAGGAGCCCTTGCTGTACCGTGGGCTGTTTGTGTGCAGGTCCTGTGGGAGGTGGAGGCAGAGCACGTGGACCTTGAACACACTTGCTGCCGTCCCGAACCTGTCCCCCACCCTGCTCAGAAAGGGAGGTCCGGACAGCAGCTCAGGCCATGGACCAGGCCTAACCCGATAGCCCCTGACCAGCTGTGAACTGGAGGGAAATGGAGGATTCAGACCCAACTGTTCACTAGTATGCACGGTGCCACAACATCAGCACCCGGGGGGCTGAGGGGCAAACCGACAGCAAGAGGGGAAGCCCCACGGGCACTGGCACCCCTCACACTTGGCCTCCATCAGCATGCCCCACCCAAGCTCCCCTTGAGTTTCTGCAGAAGCAAAGTGCCAGGCAGGGAAGTTAATTCCCTCCCTCACCAGCCACCTCAAGATAGGAGTGGGTGGGGGATAAGCAGAGCAGAAGCTCAGGGCCCAGCCCCTCCTCGGGGCAGCTGCTCCGCACAGCCAGGCCTGGTGGGGGATGTGCCCTCCTAGAACTTACAGTCCCGATGGACCTGGCTGCACAGGAGACGGTGCAAGTGGCCTAGCCCTTGGGCTTCGGCAGGATCTGGGCTCTGCTTACCCGGTCAAAGTAGATGCGGATGGAGCCCACGTTGGTGGCCCCCACAGCCGTCAGTGAGAAGAAGCCGTGTTTCCAGTCACCAGTCAGGACTACCCGCTCATTGTGGCAGAAGAGCTCTTTGATCCAGCGGGCCATGCCGGGGTTCACGGACATCAGGGAGCCTGTGGGGACAGACACTGCCACTCCCTGCCCATCGGGAGGACAAGCCTCCCAGAGCCCAGTGTAGATGTCTACTCTGGGAGGGCCCAAGACCCACTGTACCCCCCAGCCTGCCCCTGCCACCCACGCCCAGCAGTCACCTCACAGCTTTGGAGCCTGCGTCCCCTGACAGCAAGAAGCTGAGGACCTCTCTGAGGCCCCCAGGGGCAGGTCCCACCCATGTGCTGGCCCAGGCCTACCTGGGAAGTGGCGCCGGTGGGAGACAGTCCAGTCAGTGGGGGAATGGAAGCAGTGGTAGTCCCCGGGGGCCAGGTAGATGACGCAGTGGTAGAGCTCGTTCCCTTCTCGGGTGACCAGCTGGCTCCTGAAGGAGCCAGAGGAGGTCGCTGTGGGGCAGACACAAGCCAGGCACTCAGACAAGCACTTGATGCTGCCCAACACGAAGCCTGCGTGCAGCCTGGACACTGGCTCCAGGAAGGCCTGAAGCTGCGGGCAGAGTAACTACTGGTCTACAGGCCTCCCTCCCAGacccactcccatccccaccctccaccctctgACATCCAGCGCAGCCACACCACAGCACAGCTGCCTGGCCGCCACCGGGCCAGGACCCACCTGGTGGGAAGGGCAGGTCCTCTGCGGGGATGCGAGGGCCCAGGAACGACTCCAGCGAGTAGGTGACCCCCTTCACCTGCTCTACCTCGCAGTTCTTCACCTGCCCGAAGTTGAGGATCTTCCCATCCG includes these proteins:
- the SFI1 gene encoding protein SFI1 homolog isoform X5, yielding MSKKKSSAFSGIWSEIPRARHPVQHHPSYAWTRRGQLRELRIRCVARKFLYLWIRMTFGRVFPSKARFYYEQRILQKVFEEWKEEWWLSRREWKLRVRADCHYRYYLYSLMFQTWKTYMHQQREMRNRYLRAEDHDAKQKMRQAWKSWLIYVVFRRTKLRMQTTALEFRQRSILWVWWSTWRRQLGQVHLGRALHASAVKHRARSLQLQAWSRWQEQLLHVWRERRKMVSAVKHHQHWQQWRALRAWLEYLQVRREKRQRRETAEGFHCISVLQTHFCDWRWAWKRRESLYVHHERVEGLARKVVLRRAFIHWKHYMLLCAEAAMRRKVAEEHHRRGLLHFCFRALKDNVARAHLQRIRRNLAHQQHDVTLLHRFWNLWQSQIEQREESEQLPFLCAAWDHYRITLLRKCFKLWLQYTQKRRSQQLLQARADSHFQRRALPGAFQAWRRLWQWHQQERVLYARAARFHRVMLEKQLFALWCQKISQHREHRLAERMAILHAERQFLQRSWSTWCQQAAAHRLEWQRQAVACAHHRLRWLRKAFCVWRESARGLRTERTGRARAARFHAAQLLCWAWSRWREVYQSRVRSVLQEVAARESQHERRLLRGALRRWRENAVAQADEAKKASRAAAHYRRTLCSKVLIAWREAVSVQIYYRQQEGQAVRDAQVALNRGCLRTWFRRWRDRSRSAAQQRIQMERVAQHYRRQLLLQAMAQWKVHHLSCIRKRLLQRQAAQLLAQTLSRTCFHQWRQQLADRRREQQDTARALWFWAFSLQAKVWTAWLGFVLEMRRKKARQERAVQAYHQQLLREGVARLLCFAAGMKAFRQQLHAQQQVQAAHSLHRVVRRCATVWKQKALGLGREPQPPTSTVHSRRVTFEGPLPSHLAAGAGDASLETKRTTAPRGLRGALDSLASAAGDTQLLELNAARWARKQPRRPSFLLEPVESQTPLGYGTLGGQGPEAPWEHGLGEVQPIGLALTTPFLAKAQTALDPSSPLPSAPGLKPPPTASTGLELLPPSSFMLRGAEAHTWASARPTIPGLLSQAPSSLASVPNPRLLLPGDFTGTRPGPGSDTTGVYLGPVSTSSAQVTPGTWNPWVQPGPRQEDGQDQAYYPIATGHMDLEAELEGIQQQLQDYQTTKQNLRSCQRQASSLRQWLELSQEEPRPEDQEAERQVQEELQEVEAQIQQLASKLQAQRQPIRTCIARIHALRQALC
- the SFI1 gene encoding protein SFI1 homolog isoform X7, whose product is MKNLLTEKCVASHWLNFHQKGIKGRMERKVDSRSSRDGAVKKPYSPKIMSKKKSSAFSGIWSEIPRARHPVQHHPSYAWTRRGQLRELRIRCVARKFLYLWIRMTFGRVFPSKARFYYEQRILQKVFEEWKEEWWLSRREWKLRVRADCHYRYYLYSLMFQTWKTYMHQQREMRNRYLRAEDHDAKQKMRQAWKSWLIYVVFRRTKLRMQTTALEFRQRSILWVWWSTWRRQLGQVHLGRALHASAVKHRARSLQLQAWSRWQEQLLHVWRERRKMVSAVKHHQHWQQWRALRAWLEYLQVRREKRQRRETAEGFHCISVLQTHFCDWRWAWKRRESLYVHHERVEGLARKVVLRRAFIHWKHYMLLCAEAAMRRKVAEEHHRRGLLHFCFRALKDNVARAHLQRIRRNLAHQQHDVTLLHRFWNLWQSQIEQREESEQLPFLCAAWDHYRVMLEKQLFALWCQKISQHREHRLAERMAILHAERQFLQRSWSTWCQQAAAHRLEWQRQAVACAHHRLRWLRKAFCVWRESARGLRTERTGRARAARFHAAQLLCWAWSRWREVYQSRVRSVLQEVAARESQHERRLLRGALRRWRENAVAQADEAKKASRAAAHYRRTLCSKVLIAWREAVSVQIYYRQQEGQAVRDAQVALNRGCLRTWFRRWRDRSRSAAQQRIQMERVAQHYRRQLLLQAMAQWKVHHLSCIRKRLLQRQAAQLLAQTLSRTCFHQWRQQLADRRREQQDTARALWFWAFSLQAKVWTAWLGFVLEMRRKKARQERAVQAYHQQLLREGVARLLCFAAGMKAFRQQLHAQQQVQAAHSLHRVVRRCATVWKQKALGLGREPQPPTSTVHSRRVTFEGPLPSHLAAGAGDASLETKRTTAPRGLRGALDSLASAAGDTQLLELNAARWARKQPRRPSFLLEPVESQTPLGYGTLGGQGPEAPWEHGLGEVQPIGLALTTPFLAKAQTALDPSSPLPSAPGLKPPPTASTGLELLPPSSFMLRGAEAHTWASARPTIPGLLSQAPSSLASVPNPRLLLPGDFTGTRPGPGSDTTGVYLGPVSTSSAQVTPGTWNPWVQPGPRQEDGQDQAYYPIATGHMDLEAELEGIQQQLQDYQTTKQNLRSCQRQASSLRQWLELSQEEPRPEDQEAERQVQEELQEVEAQIQQLASKLQAQRQPIRTCIARIHALRQALC